In a genomic window of Quercus lobata isolate SW786 chromosome 4, ValleyOak3.0 Primary Assembly, whole genome shotgun sequence:
- the LOC115986692 gene encoding peptidyl-prolyl cis-trans isomerase FKBP42-like: MDEVHEEQSQPLDQEEDNEIRTESAAFVQGEPPQDGNGPPKVDSEVEVLHEKVTKQIIKEGHGQKPSKYATCFLHYRAWTESTLHKFEDTWNEQKPVELVLGKEKKEMTGLAIGLSSMKSGERALLHVGWELGYGKEGSFSFPNVPPMADIIYEAELIGFDETKEGKARGDMTVEERIGAADRRKMDGNSLFKEEKLEEAMQQYEMAIAYMGDDFMFQLFGKYRDMALAVKNPCHLNMAACMIKLKRYEEAIMQCNVVLAEEENNAKALFRRGKARAELGQTDAAREDYLKVRKFAPEDKAVARELRLLAEHDKALYQKQKEIYKGIFGPRPEPKPKRTNWLVLCWQWLLSLFYCLFKRERYKAD; encoded by the exons ATGGACGAAGTTCACGAGGAGCAAAGTCAACCGCTCG ATCAAGAGGAAGACAATGAAATACGTACTGAAAGTGCTGCATTTGTGCAAGGGGAACCTCCGCAAGATGGTAATGGGCCCCCAAAAGTGGACTCTGAGGTGGAAGTTCTTCATGAGAAAGTCACAAAGCAAATCATTAAGGAAGGTCATGGTCAGAAACCATCCAAATATGCAACATGCTTTT TGCACTACAGGGCTTGGACGGAAAGCACCCTGCACAAGTTTGAAGACACATGGAATGAACAAAAACCAGTTGAGTTGGTATTAGGAAAAG agaagaaagaaatgacTGGCTTGGCTATTGGTTTGTCCAGCATGAAATCCGGTGAACGTGCTCTGTTACATGTGGGCTGGGAATTGGGTTATGGGAAAGAAGGAAGCTTTTCTTTCCCAAATGTTCCACCCATGGCAGACATCATTTATGAAGCTGAGCTAATTGGGTTTGATGAGACCAAAGAG GGGAAAGCTCGTGGTGACATGACTGTGGAGGAAAGAATTGGTGCAGCAGATCGAAGAAAGATGGATGGAAATTCTTTATTCAAGGAGGAAAAACTGGAGGAGGCTATGCAACAGTATGAAATG GCCATCGCATATATGGGTGACGACTTCATGTTCCAGTTGTTTGGGAAGTACCGGGACATGGCATTAGCTGTTAAGAATCCGTGTCACCTTAACATGGCAGCATGTATGATAAAGCTCAAGCGCTATGAGGAAGCAATTATGCAGTGCAACGTC GTGTTGGCGGAGGAAGAAAACAATGCGAAAGCACTGTTCAGGCGAGGTAAGGCTAGAGCAGAACTTGGGCAAACAGATGCTGCTCGGGAGGACTATCTAAAAGTGCGTAAATTTGCACCTGAAGACAAAGCAGTTGCGAGGGAGTTACGTTTGCTTGCTGAACATGACAAGGCTCTTTATCAGAAGCAAAAGGAGATTTATAAAGGAATCTTTGGACCAAGACCCGAACCAAAACCAAAGCGAACTAATTGGTTGGTTCTCTGTTGGCAGTGGCTATTGTCACTATTCTATTGCCTCTTCAAACGTGAAAGGTACAAAGCAGACTAA